GTCGTCTTTGGTATTTCATATTTCTGCATCAATGTTCCAtcatttattattactattattttttgtttttattggttGTAGCTTACCAAAATTAGTAGCTTGTTCAACATGCACCATCTATTCTTTTGCATCCATGGATTCCTGATGGTAAAGTTTTCAGCAATGTCATTATGTAATCTCATATATACTAGATCATTTTAGTCAATTCCTAACGACAATTTCAATTCGTTCCCTTTCCAATAATGTCAcatatatgaaacaaaacaaacaatataaatatacaacGGAATGTTATCACCCAATTAATAACATTGTTCTTTCCAATCCATCCGATAGTCATTCCATTCCATCGCGCCTGTCAAACAGATCGACTcttaaaaaacctaaaataagagaaaaacaagaaaacaagGGAAAACATTGGTTGTTGGAACTTACTTAGAAGATCGAATTAGAGTTAAACGGATATGATGCTAATCTTTGCATAGAGTCAATTGAGATTCAATTGTAGTTAGAACTTACTTGGAAGCACATCAAATTTGCAATGCAGATTAAATTAatgttttcttttatacaaaaagAATCTCTGGCGGTTGATTACATTGGAATGAAGTCATAAGTTGTTTTCTGTTAGATATTGTCATTAGAGTACTACTTAATTATTCACATTGGCTACATCACCATtcattcctatatatatatacactaattacatttacatatatttcatCCTGTATCAACTCCCTAGCTAGCTAGTTAGCCCATTGTTAAACATGTTCCCAAACTTTATTTTTGACAAAACCAAACTCCCAATTTTCAATCCCATTCATCATGTGGATGGTCACAATTACCATTTTCCACCACCCGAAATATTTACTAGTGGCAATGAACAACTCCCTCCATTGGAAGACAATTCGCCGGTTTTGGTGCATGCTAATCAACAGTTTGAACATCATGATTTAAATACAAGTTTAAGGCCTGTGTATCCGGAGCGGTACCATGAGCTCTTGAGTAGTTACCAAAGTAAACTTAAGCGTTTTAAGGATATAATTGCTATTGTTGATGACGAAAAGGAGACTGAAATAGAAAGTGATGGAAAACTGTCAACAGTTGACATAATTGAATTGGCAGCtgaaaagtttataaagttTTCGACACAAAAAGTTAATAGTAACGGGTACATGACCATGTTCACAAATCCGTATGGATCATCACTGTTTAGTGGGTTATCCATAGATGATAATAGAGAAGTAGAGCTTGTCTTTCAGCTATTGACTGCTGCTGAGAGAGTTGATCGAAAACAGTTTGAGATCGCTAGCAAGTTTCTGGCACGGTGTGGATGTGTGGCGTCTGATGATGGCACCCCCGTGGAACGGTTGGTGTTTTATTTATGTGAAGCATTGCAGAAAAGAATTGGTAAAGAAACAGGAATAATGGCAGTTCCTACGAAGCTAAAAAAACCTCCTGTGAGTAGTCAATTTGATTAAGCATTATGAAATTGACTTTTTGCCTCAATGTTATGTCATATCCTGCACAACAAAAATTGTCTCATTTGGCTGCTTCCAACTTCCAACAACAATCTTCGTATACCGCTTTGCAATAGCTCAATAACCTGCAATGACATGAATAAACAACTAACTAATTACTAATTAACTCCCATTTTCTCATCAAACTTGTccacttttgaattttcaaagtcaaactttacccactttgaccataaatatttttgtttgtattatataatatttgatgaaatttatatgaattgattgcgTTTTAAATGTGTGTTTCATAGATATTAATTTCATCGACtgatatataacacaaataaatatatttatggaCAAAGAtcgtaaagtttgactttgaaaatgtAAAAGTGGACAAGTTTAATGGAAAGGAGAAGAACTGCACCCCTTTAATTTCAATTTGATTAGTCTTAATTTATAATCTCTAGTATTTGGGTCTTTAGCTTCTCATTTGGAATATTATCCTATTTTAAAAACCTGCTATTTCTTTCTTCCACACCCAATAAACACATGCAGCTTCTCCTTGAATAAACCTGCTGTAAAATTTGACAGCCAACATTTTTTTGCACTCACAAATTGTTATCTGcatttgtaaacatgtttttacATTATAAGATGCGTTATACTTGAAGCAGGCTGTAAAGGAAACAAATCCTATGGCTGTGCAGACGAATATGACATTCTTGGCCGTCCACCAAGCTATTCCATTCACTCAAGTAATGCAATTTGCAGGGATACAAGCAATCATTGATCAAGTCGGGATGTCAAAGAAGGTCCATCTAATCGACATCCACATACAGAGCGGCATACATTGGGCTGCTCTGATGCAAGCATCATCAGAAAAAAAATCCCAAATAGAATTACTAAAACTAACCGCCTTTGCAACATTGTCGGACATCCAAAAAGTAGGTGAAACTGGTAAAAGATTAGAAGCTTTTGCTGCAACTTTGAATTTACCCTTTGTGTTTAAAGTTCTATTCTTGACTGATATAAGCAATGTGGAAGAACAACAGTTTGAGGTTGAAGATGGTGAAACCATTGCAGTATATTGTCAAATGATACTTAGAAGAATGATTTGGAGGCCTGAAAAGTTAGAAAACTTAATAAGAGCAATCAAGACGATCAACCCATCGATCATTGTCTTGGTTGAGGTTGAAGCAAACCATAACTCAACCTCGTTTGTGAAACGGTTTACTGAGACATTATTCTTTTATGGAGCGATGTTTGATTCTTTGGAAGCATGTATGAGCCGAGATGATGCTCATAGGGCTAAGGTGGAAAGTAATCATCTCGCCGTTGGAATGCAAAATATAGTGGCTTGCGAGGGAGACGAGAGGAATACTAGGAATGTAAATATAGATACATGGAGGTCGTTTTTCATGAGATTTGGGATGGTGGAGATGGATTTAAGTGAGTCATGTTTGCATCAAGCTAACCTTGTGTTGCAACAATTCTCATGTGGAAGTTTCTGCACACTTGAGAATAATGGCAAGTGTTTGATAGTTGGATGGAAAGGGATTCCTGTTCACTCTCTTTCAACATGGAAGTTCATTGAGGAGTAAcaaacaaatttacattttgctcaaaatttttctatttttgaaaCGTAGGGATCTATttccatcttttcttttttttttttcaaatacacCTTCTCACTATGCATTTATGCAATAAGCAATTTTTACATTGTGCATAAATTATGGTTACTTGCACCTACGTCCCTATTGTTTTGGAATTACAGCACATCTTCCTTACTTCAGGATTTATCAACACTTTGTAGCCTGTGGAATACAGCCGTTTACCCCCTTCGCTAAAAGTAGGCACTTGAATCACACTTGAGTGTAATTAGGGTTGTCAATGGGTTTGGGTTGACGTACAAGTCGAACATCTTTGACCCTAATCCGACCCACTAAAAACTTCAAGTCGAAAATTCCAACTGTGGCTCACAACCTGTCAATCCGAACCCAACCCACCAACAtgaaaaaaatcaggttggtgggtcaaatgagttgacaGGTTAGCGGGTTGATTTAGGTCATATGGGTGGCGGGTTGATTACAGGTCAAATAAATCATAGGTTGTCAGGTCAAATGGGTGGTGTGTTGACCgattaaaaaaagtatacaaaCTTAAAATAATTAGTGGGTGATCGTTGTCGTTGAGccgataaaaaataaaactaattaccTATAACTAGTATGGGCAAGtagagtatcgtatccacagggaatcaaggaaagtgttaaacaattttacaaagttaattaaactagacataAAAGTAaaccgattgattgattgatgttgATTAAAACTACAATTaatcataaacttaacaaaatacttcaattaaataaaaaagatcattctcatgcttcaaattatgctttcaaaagtataacctaACATATGTTCGTTgcaaatcacatagacatgattcgttataagcTTGGATTGAATGAACATTAAGAACTAAAGtatcggttgtgatgattcacgataacgaaAACCGGGGAATTGTCACAACTAGATTTTCTATTCAttaacaaaattacaagttcataagagattcttctaataataattgattaacaagaatttgaaatcaaaagatagatggaattcattcaaagttataaactagtaatcattcaaacaatccaaacaacattagatgttaaaagactaatgagaaattaaacatctaatccaacatgaacataaaaaaagttgaatacaattgtcttacataattgttcacatgagaatgatcaaaagaaaattagcctaaaatcttcatcattcatatcatcattgattcttcaattaggGCTTGAATCTCCATAGAaatatgaattgatgatgaaattggggtgttgaAAGGATGAAAAACTGTTCCAATTGTGTGAAAAATATGTTGGATAACTTCCCAAGTCGTGTATGATAATGATATAAactgaaaaataataaaaccccTTATTTTCAGAATTTTTGTGCAGCTAGGGCCGTCCCAGACTGCCTCCTGGGCGTCCCAGACTGTGCCCTAGAAATGGAGATTTTCCAAATTTTTGCTTTGACACTTCTTGACTTAATTCTCAactttgtttgactttttaatGATCCATTTAGCTACAAATCACAACTTAAtacctgaaacacttaaacaaacataaaaacgccttaatcgtctattaacattcacaaCAAGTGTCGATTTTTATCCATTAAGATTATGCAAATTAGGCGTTCATCAATGGGTTGCTAGGTTGACGAGTCGAGATTTCACAAACCCTTATCTGATTGGTTTCAAGTTGAATTTCTGATTGGATCGAGTATTGATAGCGTTAAGAGTAATTATGACTTTTTCTTATTCCCAGCTCGCTTCATGGTCTATCTAGTTAGACCATCTCCGGTGGTATCTCCATGATCCTTAGGCATCCCTAACTGCCATGTCATCCACcacatcatatttttaaaaatcattaatATCCTTTAAATTCTTATAAATCTTTAACTTTACCTCCAACCATCAAAGCATCACTAAATATCCTTACATTTCTTACATCACCATACATATCTCATATACAAAAAAGTTTAAGAATACCTATGATGACATTCTTGGCTAAGGACATCTAGTCGGAAATCATTAGTCAAGTATTTACTTCAATAATAAGAATATCATCTAAAAATTTATAAGGATATCATTAAACCACACCATTGAGAATGGACTAATGgtcttatatatacacacatacatcaTCTTCTTCCCCATATTTTGCGTCGAACAAAAACTAGTTCACCATTCTCTCTAAAATTGAagttataaaactataaatgtatttgattttgacATTGGCAGAGATTTTTCTGGTGACAAGACTTGTTGACATTATTTTGTTTTGGAGactttggtaaaaaaaattaaaacaggaGACTATCCTACTCGTCTAATTAACTAAACTATATGATGCTTTGGTATCCCGGAACTTccaaaaaaaacccaataatcATCCCCACACATGTAAGAGGTGGGACTCAAACCTGATGAAATACCTAATATCAAAGACTCACAGGGTAGCTATAGTTTAGATGGAATAAATTTGCcatcaaaaaatatttatatatagcagtagtattttttttgtttattgtttgtAGTTTCAATACAAACACTATATCTATTCTTTTGCATCCATGGactgaattaattaaaaaagtaactgctcagtgccgcttTCTGTGGGTTTTGAGCATCAGtacctcaacggtgtatggggaggttaagatgtaggcagaccttacctctacctaagtagagaggctgcttccagtttctacctaaatggtagaaaaggccctccaacctttgcatgagatgaggatcgaacccatgacctctgtttctagaGGCAAAGGTGTTTAcaactgatccaaccatgctgttTTTCATGAATTGAATTAATTCCTAATAGTAATGTAATCATATACAATATCATATCTACTTATCTAATaaatggtattttttttttaaagtaaactTTAAACTACCACTACTTTATTTAATTACACCAAAAAACGTTGGCTAAAGCCTCTACCACTCCACTTAAATGGTGATTTCATAAAGTTGACGAGTCAAATGCTAAGGTCAGTATATAATAGTTCAGTGTGATATTCCTTTTGTATTGGAGAACCAACTCTCAAACAATATTTGTATTGTGTATTTATATTTGTGTCTTCACTTTTGTGCTCAATCTAATTTTTGTTACTAACAATGGAACTAATCAAGGATTCCTACATTTTAACAAACTCAATCCTTCATAATAGTAATTTGAATTTGACAAGCCAAGTAAAAGTTTTCGCCTTTTCGGTTGCAATTTCATGTACGTTACTAGTTAATtcaagtttctttttttattttgtctcATTTCTATGATTAAGAGTTTATGTTAAGATGCCAATGTTTTATTGCACCAaattgatttggcgttgagGTAACATTCTAGATGGTTCTACATCCTGTATCCATATGTGATGCTCTAAGCATGACGGAAGTGTATAaataagtaaaacatataaaaatagatTTGAAATCATATACGAGTACGTAATTAATTTTTGTAATCACTTTTTGACATATTACTTAAATTTTGGCCATTAAAAAAtctattggaaaaaaaaaacccagaaAACGCGGGGAAAATTGGTTGTTGGAACTTACTATCCTAGATGGTTTTACATCCTGTATCCATATGTGATGCTCTAAGCATGACGGAAGTGTATAaataagtaaaacatataaaattgtTTTGCTAGAAACAAATAAATTTGAAATCATATACGAGTACGTAATTAATTTTTGTAATCACTTTTTGACATATTACTTAAATTTTGGCCATTAAAAAAtctattggaaaaaaaaacccagAAAACGCGGAGAAAATTGGTTCTTGGAACTTACTatcgaattatatatatagttaaacgGATATGATGCTCTTCTTTGCATAGAGTCAATTAAGATCGACTTATAGTTGGAACGTACTTAGAAGGACATCAAATCTGCACTTCAATTTTTAAtcaatgtttttatatatacaaagaatCTCAGGCGGCTTGATTGCCGAGGGCTATAGAAATGAAGCCAGCAATTGTTTTCTACTCATATTAGATATTTGTCATTACACTATTACTACTTCACATTGGCTATATCACCATCcaattcctatatatatatatagtgtatatacACACTAATATAAGTAAGTAGCAACATCCATATATATCAACTTCCTAGCTAGCGATTAATAGCATTCATCAACATGTTCCTAAACTTTACTTTTGACAATACCAAACTCCCAATTTTCAATCCCATTTATGTGGATGGTCACATGACCCATTTTCCACCACCCGAAATATCTACTTCTGGCCATGAACAACAACTCCCTACATTGGAAGACAAGTCGTCGGTTTTGGTAAAAGCTCAACAGTTTGAATATCATCATGATATAAATACAAGTTCAAAGCCTTTGTATCCGGAGCGGTGTCATGACCTCTTGAGTAGTTACCAAAGGAAAATTAAGCGCATGAAAAATATGGCTATTATGATTGATGAAGAGGATATTGAAACAGAAAGTGATGGAAAACTGTCAACAGTTGACATAATTGAATTGGCAGCtgaaaagtttataaagttTTCGACACAAAAGGTTAATAATAATGGGTTCATGACAATGTTCACAAATCCGTATGGATCATCACCGTTTAGTAGCTTATCCATAGATGATAATAGAGAAGTGGAGCTAGTTTTCCAGCTTTTGACTGCTGCTGAGAGAGTTGACCGAAAACAATTTGAGACCGCTAGGAAGTTTTTGGTACGGTGTGGATGTGTGGCGTCTGTTGATGGCACTCCGGTGGAACGGTTGGTTTTTCATTTATGTGAAGCATTGCAGAAAAGGATTGGTAAAGAAACAGGATTAATGCCGGTTCCTACGAAGCTAAACAAACCTGTGAGTCAACTTTTTTGAGTTCATGAGTTgatatttattgtaatatgtTTTTCACATAATGGGCTGGATTCTAATTGAAGCAGGGTGTAAAGAAAGCAAATCCTATGCCTATGCGGACTAATTCGACATTCCTGGCAGTCCACCAATCTCTTCCATTCACTCAAGTGATGCAATTTGCTGGCATTCAAGCAATCATTGATCAAGTCGGGACGTCAAGAAAGATCCATCTAATTGACATCCACATACAGAGCGGCGTTCATTGGACTCCTCTGATGCAAGCATTTTCTGAAAAGAATTCCCAAATCAAACTACTAAAATTAACGGCCTTTGCAACATTGTCAGACATCCAAAAAGTGGGTGAAACTGGCAAAAGATTGGAGAGTTTTGCTGCAACTTTGAGCTTACCCTTTGTGTTTAAAATTCTAATGTTGTCTGACATAAGCAATGTGGAAGAACAACAATTTGAGGTTCAGGATGGTGAAACCGTTGCGGTATATTGTCAAATGATACTTAGAAGAATGATTTGGAGACCCCAAAGATTAGAAAACTTGATGAGAGCAATCAAAACGATCAATCCTTCAATAATTGTCGTGACTGAGATTGAAGCAAACCATAATTCACCGTCGTTTGTGAAACGCTTTACTGAGACATTATTCTTTTACGGTGCTATCTTTGATTGTTTGGAAGCATGTATGAGCCGAGACAATGCTCATAGGGCTACGGTGGAAAGTAATCATCTTGCAGACGGGATGCAAAACATAGTGGCTTGTGAGGGAGCCGAGCGGAATACTAGGAACGTAAGCATAGATACGTGGAGGTCGTTTTTCGTGAGATTTGGGATGGTGGAGATGGATTTAAGTGATTCATGTGTGTATCAAGCTAACCTTGTGTTGCAACAATTTTCATGTGGAAGTTGTTGTACACTTGAGAATAATGGCAAGGGTTTGATAGTTGGATGGAAAGGAACTCCTGTGCATTCTCTTTCAACTTGGAAGTTCATTTAggaataacaaacaaaaatcatCAAGTTTGCATAGATCATGCCTCAAGTCGTTAGTTTTGGTCaaagttttttacttttgaatCGTAGAAAGTAAATGAATTTTAAATTTAGAGTTGTCAATTTAAGTCTGTCTACATAGTCGGGTCAACTTCCGGAACATGAGATGTTAGGTACTtaagcttagatgtcggacattcacatattaattttttaaaccataaaaattatgaggctcaagtatttattaattcattaaacaagaaataataaaatattagtatgtgaggaactccacacctaaacttaggtatcagacagccttatattcccttttctgAAAATGTGCCACTACAATATACTCCGTATCAATTATGAATGCAAATTCCCTCCCTCTTAGTTGAAAATTACTACAATACTACTTATACCCGTTGGTAATTTGTGTAAACTATAAAGTACAAAATGGTGATGTATCTATCATCCTATTTCACTAtataaaaacgtgacaaaataTCCGCACGTTGCGGTGGTAAGATGGTGagggtaataggtcatagagtacgtgtgataagtcataggagaTAATATGTCATCAAGAGTGATAGCCAAATTCGAAAgtgtatatcaaatgacatctaatgaaagaacatgaattttaagaacacccatatataatttttataatttatcgatatacggtttttgagataaaagattttgaatgaattgaagaaataaatgattttggATAATAGAGAAAAATgggtggttgagatttgaggagagagaaaaatgagttgttgaaaggtatatagatgtattttacattatgcattagtaggtgtatattgttgaaaaattaaaaaaatttaaagagaACAAGTGCTTTTATAATATACTAGAGATAAAAATAGTAGAGATAAAGATTAATATTCCATAAGACCTTTCATCTTAGTTGTTCTCTATTTTTTAGTTTaggaaatatttaaatatagGAAAGAATTTAATATGTGCAAGTTTGCTCATCATccgtataaataaaaaatggtaGCTTAAATTAATTAGACTAAAGTTGTGAAGTTATTACTAATTACTACTAATGAATTTGGCATTGAGGTTAGCAAAGTTAAATGGGCTAGCCCAACCAACTGTATGGGCCTACTCTTGTAAAAGATCATAATTTTATATTCATGTACATTATAGTTGTGTATCATGTGAAATTGTGTTTTTGTCACTTTGTGTATATAAAATAGTATCATTCTTATGAACGGAaagtttcaaatatatatatatatataatatatatatatatcaagggTAAATATcagaataataaataacaaaacatgtataaaataaatttaaaagaataaactctTTTATAGTAGAAGAAAAAGCCATAATCAAGCTACAATTGACAATAAACTATATTgagataaaaaatgataatactataacaattcaatatcaaataataaacaaacatgaataaaataacaaaaataaaattaaagtgataatataaaaaaaatgtattttttttaaaaagaaatttaatgaacttgatttgtttattacaaATAGGAAGGAGGTGaacaatataaataagaatgattaataaaaatttaagttgtatatataataatttttaaaaaagggtaattgtatatatatttattgtgagAGTGTATTAaggataaaatttaaaaagatttgttttgataaaaaaaaagatatatgatggattttaaatataattatttgtttaataagcaaataaaaaataaaaaatatatatagagaaaaagagagagctAGAGTAATTAGTAGAGAGTTTTAggcttaaaaaaaatattaaattataacaagtaTACCCCAATATACTTTTTTAGTTATAACATAGATATATAAGTGTTAATATATAACTATTGAGATGACCTATCAACATTATCAAGTTCTtaataagtttataaaacttgttCAATAATTAGATCCATTTAAAAACTTCATTAATTTTGCCTGTCATaatcttttaaataataataataatagtaataataataataataataataataatatgaaacttaaatatatttttttctaaaattaatcTAGGAAGATACTTAAAATGATTTTCATATACTCACTGTAAATATATAGATTAACCAAATATTagatgaaactatatatatatatatatatatatattatcacaaTAACACGTTATAGAtcaaaataatctatttatattcgaataaatcacatatttatattcgaattCGTTACCCTCATACGTGTTTATAACTTATAacattatttttcaaataatcTAATCATTTTACTAATAATCAATCCTCTAATATATATGACTGATTAAATTTAAGTGTTAGAAgttaaataagtaataaaattaCTATAGTTTAATAACAATAAAGCTGGACAAAAATAATACATGGACGAATGGCCGATGTCCAACAAATTTTATAACCCCACAGCTGAAAATAATCATACAACTTGTGGAGACTGCATACTCAACTAGTCAAATAAGACAATAACATTgactaataaagtaataatttacATCGAAACGTAAACTTTAACACGAATCTTGCCTTATATTTTATGATGAAAATGTTTAAGTTGTCGTGTCTTGCAACTTGGACTTACACATGCTTTGACTGAACGGGAGATAAGTTATGGAAAAGAGAAGACTAAAATGAAAGTTATGTTGTCactttgtgtttttatttcaaatttaattttcaagttttcaacTACATAAATGCCTAAATGGACCACACTAAAGCTGGATTGTACGTGGATATCCTACATTCAGCACATCTTTTATACCAAACTTTGGATTCGTTTACTTACAGTATTCTCATGATAAACTTATCGAAGGGTTTATATATTTATCGAAATTCATATTCACATGATAAACAATTAACAATATTCATCTCTAAAAGTTTGGTGGAAAAATATTTTCGCTTGGAGAgaataaaaaaagtcaaatatttcatgaaaaacatTTGGTCCGAAACTTTGGAGGGAAAATTTTTCACTTGGcgggaaaaaaaagttaaataaatttcCGAAAAACATttccaaaattttaataattttttagtttttatttgcttttaaaataaatgaaaatgaaattcaatattttttttaggagACGACAATGTCATCTCGAAAACTTTTTTgactaaaaaaaaagtcaaaaaacaactttttgtttttatcgtTTAACGACTTTTGGGGACGACAAAATGTCGTCTCGAAAAGTCGGTGATCTCCTAAAGTCAGATTTCTTGTAGTGTCTCTGCGTTTATAAACCTTGAAACGCAATTAACACAACAATAATACATAGTTTCGTCAAATACTAAGTATGAAGAGATAAGCTATTGTTACTTGAAATAAATATTGTAACTCCGATCTTACAAAACGAGTCCGCCATTGGTTAACATTATTAAAAACacctttgatttttataaaCTCGTTTACAAACTAACCAATCAATGGAGATGTTTCTATTCTTAAACACATATAAATAAAGTTTTGCttcatttttgaaatttaatctAATATACCTAATGACGTAACCATATCACCATTCAAAGGTATTTTAGTTTCACCATCACTTATCTTATGACACCTAGCTAGGTTTTTCCTAATGAACTTTAAAATGTCGCTACAAAGATATCCATAATTTCGCAAATTGAAAGTCATGCATTAATCCttaatcttaaaaaaatatttgttagaAACATCTCGTGTCAAttcacaatttttatttttcatttgagAAATCCGCCtcatattaactaattaaaatcaCTTAATCTATAAGGTATACTCAAATGGTATATGAGTAACTTAATTATATGAGCGATGACATGTCTAGTTTATACACGTACACTTAGTCAAAGGCGGGGTTAAGTTTAACATATATCAAAATCCCCATCACAAATGTTATTAGTGATTAATATGTGGATGAGAT
The sequence above is drawn from the Erigeron canadensis isolate Cc75 chromosome 4, C_canadensis_v1, whole genome shotgun sequence genome and encodes:
- the LOC122597479 gene encoding DELLA protein RGL1-like, with the protein product MFPNFIFDKTKLPIFNPIHHVDGHNYHFPPPEIFTSGNEQLPPLEDNSPVLVHANQQFEHHDLNTSLRPVYPERYHELLSSYQSKLKRFKDIIAIVDDEKETEIESDGKLSTVDIIELAAEKFIKFSTQKVNSNGYMTMFTNPYGSSLFSGLSIDDNREVELVFQLLTAAERVDRKQFEIASKFLARCGCVASDDGTPVERLVFYLCEALQKRIGKETGIMAVPTKLKKPPAVKETNPMAVQTNMTFLAVHQAIPFTQVMQFAGIQAIIDQVGMSKKVHLIDIHIQSGIHWAALMQASSEKKSQIELLKLTAFATLSDIQKVGETGKRLEAFAATLNLPFVFKVLFLTDISNVEEQQFEVEDGETIAVYCQMILRRMIWRPEKLENLIRAIKTINPSIIVLVEVEANHNSTSFVKRFTETLFFYGAMFDSLEACMSRDDAHRAKVESNHLAVGMQNIVACEGDERNTRNVNIDTWRSFFMRFGMVEMDLSESCLHQANLVLQQFSCGSFCTLENNGKCLIVGWKGIPVHSLSTWKFIEE
- the LOC122597480 gene encoding scarecrow-like protein 18; this encodes MTHFPPPEISTSGHEQQLPTLEDKSSVLVKAQQFEYHHDINTSSKPLYPERCHDLLSSYQRKIKRMKNMAIMIDEEDIETESDGKLSTVDIIELAAEKFIKFSTQKVNNNGFMTMFTNPYGSSPFSSLSIDDNREVELVFQLLTAAERVDRKQFETARKFLVRCGCVASVDGTPVERLVFHLCEALQKRIGKETGLMPVPTKLNKPGVKKANPMPMRTNSTFLAVHQSLPFTQVMQFAGIQAIIDQVGTSRKIHLIDIHIQSGVHWTPLMQAFSEKNSQIKLLKLTAFATLSDIQKVGETGKRLESFAATLSLPFVFKILMLSDISNVEEQQFEVQDGETVAVYCQMILRRMIWRPQRLENLMRAIKTINPSIIVVTEIEANHNSPSFVKRFTETLFFYGAIFDCLEACMSRDNAHRATVESNHLADGMQNIVACEGAERNTRNVSIDTWRSFFVRFGMVEMDLSDSCVYQANLVLQQFSCGSCCTLENNGKGLIVGWKGTPVHSLSTWKFI